One Aegilops tauschii subsp. strangulata cultivar AL8/78 chromosome 2, Aet v6.0, whole genome shotgun sequence genomic window, GATATCAAAGTTGGGGCAAAGGCAAAGTTTATATACAATTTGTTGTGTCTGTCAGAAGCTGCAGGAGAGAAGGTACTCGTGTTCAGCCGGTACGTGCGTTTTCTGATTTTCTTGGAAATGCTGGTCGTAAGAGAGAAAGGATGGGTTCCAGAGATGCACATTTTCAGCATGACGGGTGAATCAACTCCAGACCAGCGAGACAAGGCGGTCGAGAGATTCAACCAATCACCGGACGCTAAGGTTTTCTTCGGTTCCATCAAGGCATGCGGCGAGGGCATCTCCCTCGTCGGTGCGTTGCGCGTTGTCATTCTGGACGTCCATGAAAACCCTTCTGTGATGCGCCAGGCGATTGGTCGTGCTTTCAGACCAGGTCAGTCCAAAATGGTGTACTGCTACCGCCTTGTCGCTGCCGACTCGCCGGAAGAGGAGGATCACAACACGGCCTTCCGAAAGGAATGGGTGTCCAAGATGTGGTTCGAATCGAACGATCTTTGTGGCAATGATGATTTTGAGCTTGCCAGTGTGGACGTTTCAGAGAGCGGGGACAGGTTTCTTGACAACGAGGCGTTGCGACAAGATATCAAATCTCTATACAAAAGGTATGTGTACCCTAATCGTGTGAAACATTTTGTTTTTCTGCTAGGATGTTGAATGCATCAATGAGTGCACCAAACGTCATTTTCTTTGCAGGTGAATGGCAGTGGCAAGCGCTAACGAACCAGTGAGAGAAAGAACCCGGGCAGGAACTGAAGTTTGAACTTTCTATGCTTCTTTGCAGTGTTTTGTTGATCGTCTTAATCGTGATCGTATGAAGAGATATAAGAgggtacaagtgtactagtacaAGTATTTGCACTCTGAAATGCTAAGTGTCTAGTGGACAAGTATGCAGTTGGAAAAGTCAAATTATCTtgattttttttagattttattGTTCATCTTGGAGCCAAAATGCCTGTTGATTGCGGATTGCCGCAAGACCATCCTTAATTCGTGTTTTTTGCCCTGGGGGTGGGATCACCACTAGACCATCAGTCTAACAGGGTCCAGTTCCATGTGATTTACAGCTCAAGAAATGTCGGCTGGTTGATTCTGTAGGTTCGATGAAGATAGGAGTAGATGTCATGAACACCAAAAGAAAAACACTCTGAAGGAAAACAAACACGGAACAAAAACAACTGCACACCAGAGTTCAGAATGGCCTGCAAACAAGTTCAGAAAGACTGTTAGGTTCTTATCTGAGATTCCGTCTATACGGAGCATATGTTGGTTTAGAATTGCTCGGGAATTCATTGATAGTGACTTTTGAAGTTCTAGGTTTTCTAGTCTACTCCTCTTTTTTCTCGATCGAGCCGCTTTCCCTCATTCTACTCGTCCAGCCCTCTTCACGAACTTGTACAATCAATGCCACAAAGGTAGCAAACTCGATTATCGAATATATAAGGAAAGAGGCGACGGTTTGGCACCAGATATCCGGGGTGTGTGGAAAGAGCAGCTGTGAAAAGCGGAAAAACCATCAAAAAACGACGATTGCTCCTGAAGGTTTCCACAGAAAGACCCCTTGGTTCTGGCAAACAGATCACAATTACAGGTACCTGGGAGCATACCGATGGACTGAACAAAATACGAACATTTAACATAATATAGTCATAGATCTTAGGTTGTAACTTGATCATGAGCGAATTTGATCCTGGAAACAGTGATGTTCTGATTCTTCATAATATATACTCCAACATGGAACACTGAACAGAAAAATGCAGCAGAGCTAGCAATGGTAGAAGCTTCAACATATACATTTCCCATGCAGGCATGATGAGCACAACAGTAGCAAAGAATTGACCAACGAGGCATCGACGCAACATTATCCAACACTTACAAACAAGTCTCTGTAGAGTGGTTCTTTTCAGCAGTTTCTGTAGACTGGAACTCTGGAATCACTGCAATCACCCCAAGAAATGAGGACAGAATGAAAAATCTATttgtggtactccctccgtcccataataaaaaacgctcttacattatgggatggagggagtagaaaaaaaGATTTTGCAGCATCCTTGTTTACCAGGAGTAAGGATTTGAGCATACATGAGTTACAAGAAAATCATCAAACTGTAACCAAGCAACTACTCCATCCGTCCCATAattgcaaaaacgtcttatattatgggacggagtaGTAGTAGAAATTAATGAGAGATGGGTTGATTTGCAGATAACATAGAGATTCAGAGATAAAATCTGCAGTGCTTATCCTATGTAAACTCTATATAGAGATTCAGAGATTATGACATGCTAACTTCATTTTCGAGTTGGTTACAGTCTACATAGGATAAGCTCTGCATAGTATACATGACAAAACAATATAGGGAAGCACTGCAGATAACATAGAGATTCAGAGTTTACAGAGGATAAGCTCGATAGCAACTACTGCATATTTAGGCTCCAAAATAAGAATAACTTAGTTCGAGACTGCAGATAACATAGAGATTCAGAGTTTACAGAGGATAAGCTCGACAGCAACTAGTGCATATTTAGGCTCCAAAATATGAATAACTTAGTTAGTTGATAACTGAAGTTTAAATTTGATTAGGTTCTTCTAAGCGTGTTGTCGATCCTTGATTGTCTTCAGTTGATACATTTCCAGTGCTGCATTGTGGCTCTAACTCCTCCATGACAGTTGCTAGGCAGTCGGATGTTACAAAAGCAGGCAGACCACACTCCAATCTTTTGTCTGGGATCCAGGTAGTCGTGCATCCAAACAGCATGATATTTCTGTAGTCGCGTgagatcttagattcatcaaaattAACACTCCAAGTCCTACCTAAGTAGGGCAGGCTGTAGTATGGGGACATGTATGTAGCAGCGCTAACCCCAATCTTACAACAGATGGCGATAACATGAGAGCAAGGCTTGTGAAGTAGCTGCGGCTTGCTGCATGAACAGGTGGCAGTTTTTTCAACTGTGGATCCTTCAGACTTATTCCTGCTGAGGGTATATTCCGACTTCAGGTGAACAGTCACCTCCCTCTTCCTTCCCTTAACTGTAAACTTCCGATCCAATACCTCACCACGAGCATTCTTCTCATCGGCATACGTATACGTAAGTGTATGCGTCTCGGATTTCTGCATTTTGGAATTCATGTCAACCTGGACACGTTCCGGGAAGTTAATTGATGGGTTGCCAATTGCTTTGTTTGCTGCAGCACTTGTGTTCTCGAAGTACTTTACCAAGCGCCGAAATGTTACCTCCACTATCGCACTGAGAGGAAGGCATGTGATCCCTTTCAATACAGGGTCATTCTTATATATATCAGCTATATCACTGCCCATGATGCCATACCTTGCTCCATCTCTGTCATATGCCAGTGACCACTTCTCCTTCGGTTTCAGACTGATCCAATCAGAGAACTTTGTTATCTTCCCTTTGGTGTCATCGGCATGATCTTCCTTCACATCCTTCACATAATCATGTTGGTTACATGGGCTTTGCGCCTCAAGCTCTGCCACATCATGCTTGACTGATTCCTGCTGCATTTCCCCACTAGCCCCACGTTCTTTCTCTGCCATATATGTCGACGTTAACTCGTCTAGCTCCTTCCAGATTTTACCAAACTTATGGCGTCGCTTCTGCTGGCAAAGTCTCTTGAAAATCAGCAGCAGCTTCTTGTCGCCAAAATACGCAAAGAAGTTTTCAGCAAGGTCTTCCATGCACCACCGGCTTTCTGCTTTACGCCACTGTCGATATTGATATTTCAGAAGGTCTTCCACAGCATCAATCAACTCCCTTTTGTAGTCGTGTATAAGACACACATCAGACTGATGCACCACTGCTCGCTCCAAATTCCTAAGAAACCACAACCAACTTTCCTTGGTCTCACCCTCAACTATAGCACATGCTACTGGAATGGAAAAATCATTAGCATCCGATGCCACAGCAGTCAACAACATCCCTTGATATTTCCCACATAGTGGTGTGCCCTTGATGCATAGCACAGGGCGACAGGTACGGAAGGCCTGTAAGCACTGTCCAAATGCCCAAAACATACGGTGCAGGACTCGGAAACCCTTACAGTCTGCAACCTCTGCATCCTTGATGTCAACAAAACAACCAGGGTTCTTGCGTGCTATTTCCTTAAGCAACCTCGGGGCAAAGTTGTGTGAATCATAAAAGGTGCTGAATTCCCTCTCCAGAGCAAActgtcttgccctccacgccTCAGCGGGACTAATCTTCTCGCCTAAGGGTCCAGTGAGATAATGTACCAATTCCTTAGCTGTCATCGTCAGATCATCCACAAGGTCACGGAAGGCGTAGCGACTACTTGCCAGGAACTCCATCCCAGGCAACATAACCGTGGCCAGTTGAGAGTAATCATCATGTACGGCTTTGAGCAAAATGTCGTAGTGCTTGACCTCAGAAGATTGCACATACAACATGAACTTCTGCGTCACATGTTTTTTACTCTTCAATTtatttgcaaaggaactccagcATTTGTCAGTCAAAAACTCATGCATGCCCCACGGGTAGTCCTCCAAAGAATAGTCCGGTTCGGAGGACTCTTCGTCAAAGAAATCAGTTTTGCGTTGCTTGAGGAACCCCTTGATACCGAGATCTTGTGTTTCTGGATGGAGCCGGAACAGCCTGAAGATCCAGAGCTGTAGATCCACCAATGACATGGACTGTAGCTGCAGCGGTAGCTCGCCAATTAAGTGGGCACATTTGTTTTCCAAATCGTTGCCACGCACGCGGGAAAACGGTTCTCTACGTCCATAGTACACAGGCATCTGAATTGGTTCTTCAACTTCAACCTACACCACCAAACAATGCCACAACACAGATGCAACAGATTCAGACGAACCAAACAACCAAGCAAGTGCTAGGAATAAATTCAGACCAACTGAATTATCAAGTGAATACAGTGAACTACAGACCTGCGGCTTGTGAGCCTTCCTGACTACCTTGGCCGTCGCCGGGGCCTTCCGCTTCCTCGCGCCGGCGACCGTACACTGCGAGATCAGAACACGCAGATCTTCAACGAAACGGGTGGCGGCGAATCCATCGAGTGGTGCCCGGAGGGCGGCGAGGAGAGCGTACCGGCTGGGGGACGGGGAGCGCGTCGGGGCCGGCGAAGGAGGGGGCTTCAGCGGCATCGGCGCCGGCGCGTGGTTCGTCCATCCCCGGCTTCGTCGGAGCAGGGTTGCCGCCGTCGGAGACCAGGCCGGCGTGGGTTTCCATCTCTTTCTGTGAGCACATTTGGGGAATGGGAATGGGAAGAGGGTTTTCCCTCGCTTCTGGAGTTTTTCCCTCCATTTTCTCGTGACAGGCCGCTCGCCAGGAGGTTCCGCGAGCTTTTGTACCTGGGCCGTTATTTCCATTTGCTGTTGGGCTCTCATCCCCACTAAAAGCTCGCAATATTTTCTCGAAAACAAAAGCTCGTAATAAAACAGCAGACACCCCTAAAAGAAACAGTAGAACATATAAGATGGAAACCATGTTACACTGAAAACATGTACAAATTCAAGCTTAAAATCATTTGGGAGGTATGAACAACAAAAAAATCAGCAATGAATAGTGACAAAAGGTGCAACATTATTTTTTGACCTCACTATGCATGGGAAACTTGTTTTTTCTTTATTACCTCCCAAATGAATATAGATTTGACTATCAAAATTTTCAATCTATTTGGTAAAAATAAATAAGTTTGACTTGTGACAAAACTGAAACTTCAATTAATTTGCAAACAGAAGGATTTGAATGGAAGATCCTTACTGCCATAATATAATCAGGGGGAGACTTGTGTGAGATCTCAGATTAGGTGAGATCAATGAGATcaatatttttaaaaaaaaatctacATGTTCAAACATTCTCAAAAAAATTGTAGACACACCTCAATGGTTGATGTTCAACCTCAAAAAGTTTCAGCTTCTAATTCGACCTGTGTTAATAGAAACAAAAAAAGACAAAATTGGATGTGAATAATGTCAAAGTACTTTTCACCCAAAGCTATCACTATTCACAtagaatttgtcttttttgaatCTCGAAATGTACATCGAGTTTTGAGCTGATTTTTTTCTGAGTTGTAGACATACCGCACATGAATGTTGTCAAATAACTTCACAAATAAGAATTTTTAGGGTTGATCTCACGATCACATAACATGAGATCTTACACGATCACCTAACCTTAGTTCAAAATTGCGACACCTATTTTGGACCGGAGGGAGTAATCACCACCAGTAGCAACGGTTGCAGGGTGCTCCTAGCACATCACGAAAAAAAAGGTGTCCACATCAAAAAGAATTAAACACAGTCCAGCTGTCCAGCTCCGTGTTCTTTCATTCAAAATCTTTCTGGGCAAGAGTGATTTTATTCATTTAATGGACATGGTTGTTGGCCTGTTCCAACTCGAGAATGGTTGATTAATTTTGTATATTCATTATTCATCAGCAAGCAACTTAGCTAGTTCGATGAGGTTACGAATAGGTGTCATGAACAACACAAGAAAAACGTTCTGAAGGAAAAAACACATAACAAGAAGAACTGAATTCAGAATGGTTCTCTGTCTGTACACGCAAAGAAGTTCAGAAAGATCTTGGAAATTGTTTCATCATCCAACACTAAGCAGAAAAATGCATTTTTTATGGTTCTTTATAGTATGTTGTTTCGTCACTGATTACACAACGGAAAAAATACAGCAGGAAATTACTTTCCTCCCAAGAAAAAACATGATGAATGATGAATGATGAAGAACAGTAGCAAAGAATTGACCAATAATGCAACATTATCTCTGTACATATCATTTTTTCAAATTAATGATGAATAGGCAGTATTCGTTCAGTTTCTAGCGTGAAAAAAACATAACGTCATATTTGTTTTTGTAAAGACCAACTTAACACGGGTAAATGTGCTAACAGAGCAAACTGAAAGGAGCATGTCAACACCTGATGGCAAATCTGTAGGCTGgctatttaaaaaaaatctgTAGACTGGAACTCTGTACCACATTTGCATATGGATTCAGAGAAATTGTTCACGATGGACAGATCTTGGCAGCATTCTTCTTGCAGAGAAATATATTTAAACAAGAAATGATGTCTTCTAGAATGATTTGGCATTCGAGCATGCAAGAGTTCCAACAAAATTATCAAACTGTAATGGTGTAACCTACTGGGAAAATAAAAATAGAGGGGTCGATTTGCAGTCTCCCATGGGCGTAGTAACCATATTGTCTTAATATGCCTAAAATTCAGTTTTCACGCActgcaaataataccagaggtTCAGAGTTTACATAGGATAAGCTCGACAGTGACTACTGCCTATTTAGGGCCCAGAATATTAATAGCTTGATACGTGATAACAGAAGTTTAAATCTCATTAGGTTCTTCAGTGCATGTTGTCGCTCCTTGATTGTCTTCAGTAGATCCATTTCCAGTGTTGCATTGTTGCTCTGACTCGTCCGCAACAGTTTCTAGGCAGTCCGATGTTACAAAAACAGGAAGACCACACTCCAATCTTTTGTCTGGGATCCAAGTTGTTGTATTGCATTCAAATGGCGTGATATTTCTGTAGCCGCGTGAGATCCTATATTCATCAAAATTTCCACTCCAGATCCTACCTAGGTAGGCCAGGCTGTAGTATGGAGACATGTATGTAGCAGTGCTAACCCCAATCTGACAACAGACGGCAATGACATGAGTGCAGGGCATGTGAAGCAGCTGTGGTTTGTTGCATGAACAGGTGGCACTTTCTTGTATTGTGGATTCGCCAAACTTACTTATGCTTTCCGATTTCAGGTGAACAACCTCATTCTTCTGCCTCGACTGAACTGTAAAATTCCGAAACTCTTTCCCCTGGAAAACATTTCTTGTTTTGGTGTCTAGGCTAATCACGCGATGCATCTTGGATTTCTGCATTTTTGAATTCATGTCATCCTGGACCCGTTCAGGGAAGTTCATTGATGGGTTGCCAATTGCTTCATTTGCTGCAGCACTTGTGTTTTTGAAGTGCTCTACCAAGCGCACAAATGTCACCTCCACTATCGCACTGAGCGGAAGGCATGTTATCCCTTTCAATACAGGGTCATTCTTGTATATATTTGATATATCAGCGCCCATGATGCCGTACCTGGCCCCCTTCGTGTCATGCACCAGTGACCACTTCTCCATTGGTTTCAGACAGATCCAGTCAGAAAACTTTGTTACATTTCCTTCGTTTTCATTGGCATGATCTCATTCCTCTTCAGAGTCCACTGAATCAGGTCGGTTCCACAGGCGTTGTGCCACCAGGTCTACCTCATCATGCTGGACTAACTCTTGCTGCATTTCCCCACTAGTACCACCTTCTCTCTCTGCTGTATATTTTGTTGTCAACTCATCGAGCTCCTTCCAGATTTTAACAAACTTATTTAGTCGCCTCTGCTGACAAAGTTTCTTGAACATCAACACCAGGTTCTtgtcaccaaaatatgcaaagaaGTCTTCGGCAAGGTGTTCCATGCACCACCGGCTTTCTACTTTCCCCCATTGTCGCCGATCGGAACTTAGAAAGTCCTCTATAGCATCGATCACCTCTCTTTTGTAGTCATGTATAATGCAAACATCCGATGGATGCCTCACTGGTTGCTCCAAATTCCTAAGAAACCACATCCAGCTTTCCTTGGTCTCCCCCTCAACGACGGCACATGCTACTGGAATGGAGTAACCATTAGCATCTAATGCTACAGCAGTCAACAGCACCTCTTGATATTTCCCGCATAGTGGTGTGCCTTTAATGCATAGCACAGGGCGACAATGATTGAAGGCCTGCACGCACTGCCCAAAAGCCCAAAATATATGGTGAAGGACTCGAAAGTTGTCACATCCTGCAACCTCTGCATCCTTGATGTCTACAAAACCCCAAGGGGTTTTACATGTTATGTCCTTAAGTAACCTTGGGGCAAAGTTGTGTGAATCGTAAAATGTACCaaactcccgctccagagccttCTGTCTAGCCCTCCACGCCTCAAGGGGGTTCATCTGCTCGCCATAGTGTTGAGCGAGATAAGCTATAATTTCCTTAGGTGTCATTGACAGGTCTTCCACTAGGCGGAGGAAGCGGAAGTTAGAAATTGTCAGGCATTTCGTCCCAGGAAACACAACCCTTGCCAACTGAGAGTAATCATCATGCACGGCTTTGAGCAAAATAGCATAGTGCTTGATCTCAGAGCATTCTGCATACAACATGAACTTTTGCATCACATTCCTTTTCCGCTTTAATTTATTGGCAAAGGCACTCCAGCACTTGTCAGTTTGAAAGTAACATGTGTCCCAAGGGCAGTACTCCATATACCAGTCAGGTTCGAAGTCGTCGAACAAGTCAGTTTTGCGTTGTTTGATGAACCCCTTAATGGCGAGATCTTGTGTTTCTGGATGGAGCCGAAACAGCTTGAAGATCCAGAGCTGTAGATCCACCAACGACATCGATTGCACAGCAGTAGTTGTCCGATTACATGTGCACAGTCTTTTACTCTAGGAGAAATGTATGAACAATCAACTAAATCACCGCCTTTCACGCAATAAAACTCTGCTCTTTGTCCGTAGTATACAGGGATCTGGATGGTTTCTTGAGCCTACACCAAACAATGGCAGCACATAGATGGAACAAATTCAGGCGAATCAAACAAGCAAGCAAGATTGCGGCGGCAGGTTATTTACTTATTGCTACAGTACAGTACAGTGCGGTACAGTACAAACCTGCTGCTTCCGAGGCTTCCTCGCCGTGGCCACCGGGGCCTTCCGCTTCCTAGCGCCGGTGGCGGCACCCTGCGAGCTCAGAACACACAAACTTCAACTAAAGGGGCGGCGGGGAATGGATCGAGTGGTATGCCgaggcggagggcggcgaggagAACGTACCGGCTTGGAGGCGGGGGCGTCGGCGCCGATAGGAGAGGCGGAAGATTCGGAGGCGTGGGGTTCCGCCGCCTCCATGGGCGGCTTCGTCGGAGTAGGGATACCGTCGGTATCGGCGGCGCTTGGCAGTGGATGGGCAGAGCTCTTTTTTTTCAGAACGGAGGAGATTTCCCTCCATTTGTCGACCCTGCCCGCCAGGGCCTTGTTCAGGATGGGCCGCTGGCTTATTTTTGCTTGGGCTCGGCTCtgcaattttatttttttgagtTGGAATTTGGAGTTCTTTATTCAACGAAAGCACACCTAGCACAATCAGCCATAAGGCGTTTTAAGCTGCCAAGAGGTTTATGTGCTAATCAGGAAGTTCTGGTGGGGAAGCAAAGAAGGAAAACGAACGCCACACTGGGTCTCTTGGAAGTCGATGACACAACCCAAGGGAATAGGGGGTCTCGGATTCAAAGATTTTGAGTTGTTCAACTTGGCAATGCTGGCCAGGCAGGCTTGGCGCTTGCTGCAGAACCCGGAGAAACTAAGCGCCCATTTGCTAAAGAGCATCTATTTTCCATTGTCGGACTTCCTTGCGGCTGAACTGGGTAGTCATCCTAGCCAAGTTTGGAGAGCAATTATTGAGGGCCGTGATACTCTCAAGCAAGGTTTGATCAAAGGAATTGGCAATTGATCATCTAGAAACATCTGGGCACACAATTGGCTACCACGAGATGAAATGCTGCGACCATATGGGTGCTTAACACCCAACCGGCCTACCCTGGTCTCGGAGCTCATAGATCACGCGACGGCTTCATGAAACAGGCAACTCGTACGGGCAATGTTTATGCCAATGGATGTCCAGGTAATATTGGGAATCCCGCTGTGCACTCAGAATATACCGGACTTTTGGGTTTGGCACTGTGATAAGTATGGCATCTTCTCAGTTAAATCTGCATACAACATGTTGGTGGCAACGAGGCAAAGGAGGGAGGCTTGGCTTGAAGGAACGACAGGTCCGTCAAGTTCGAGAGCAGATGAGGGATCGTGGAAATCTCTTTGAAAAACTGAGGTCCCAGATAAGATCCGTATGTTTCTTTGGAGACTTTCCAAACAGTCTCTGCCGACGAACGATGTTCGTGAACATCGATATATGACAGATTCGGGCCAGTGTGGTTTGTGTGGAGTCCAAGATTCGTGGTGCCACTCCTTGTTGGAATGCTCATCGTCAAGGAGTGTATGGGCTTTGACAGATGAAGATGTAACACATAAAATCACAGCTACAACTGAGCTGAACGCCAAGCATTGGTTAT contains:
- the LOC109779244 gene encoding uncharacterized protein, which translates into the protein MVSILYVLLFLLGVSAVLLRAFVFEKILRAFSGDESPTANGNNGPGTKARGTSWRAACHEKMEGKTPEARENPLPIPIPQMCSQKEMETHAGLVSDGGNPAPTKPGMDEPRAGADAAEAPSFAGPDALPVPQPCTVAGARKRKAPATAKVVRKAHKPQVEVEEPIQMPVYYGRREPFSRVRGNDLENKCAHLIGELPLQLQSMSLVDLQLWIFRLFRLHPETQDLGIKGFLKQRKTDFFDEESSEPDYSLEDYPWGMHEFLTDKCWSSFANKLKSKKHVTQKFMLYVQSSEVKHYDILLKAVHDDYSQLATVMLPGMEFLASSRYAFRDLVDDLTMTAKELVHYLTGPLGEKISPAEAWRARQFALEREFSTFYDSHNFAPRLLKEIARKNPGCFVDIKDAEVADCKGFRVLHRMFWAFGQCLQAFRTCRPVLCIKGTPLCGKYQGMLLTAVASDANDFSIPVACAIVEGETKESWLWFLRNLERAVVHQSDVCLIHDYKRELIDAVEDLLKYQYRQWRKAESRWCMEDLAENFFAYFGDKKLLLIFKRLCQQKRRHKFGKIWKELDELTSTYMAEKERGASGEMQQESVKHDVAELEAQSPCNQHDYVKDVKEDHADDTKGKITKFSDWISLKPKEKWSLAYDRDGARYGIMGSDIADIYKNDPVLKGITCLPLSAIVEVTFRRLVKYFENTSAAANKAIGNPSINFPERVQVDMNSKMQKSETHTLTYTYADEKNARGEVLDRKFTVKGRKREVTVHLKSEYTLSRNKSEGSTVEKTATCSCSKPQLLHKPCSHVIAICCKIGVSAATYMSPYYSLPYLGRTWSVNFDESKISRDYRNIMLFGCTTTWIPDKRLECGLPAFVTSDCLATVMEELEPQCSTGNVSTEDNQGSTTRLEEPNQI
- the LOC109779249 gene encoding uncharacterized protein, with amino-acid sequence MSLVDLQLWIFKLFRLHPETQDLAIKGFIKQRKTDLFDDFEPDWYMEYCPWDTCYFQTDKCWSAFANKLKRKRNVMQKFMLYAECSEIKHYAILLKAVHDDYSQLARVVFPGTKCLTISNFRFLRLVEDLSMTPKEIIAYLAQHYGEQMNPLEAWRARQKALEREFGTFYDSHNFAPRLLKDITCKTPWGFVDIKDAEVAGCDNFRVLHHIFWAFGQCVQAFNHCRPVLCIKGTPLCGKYQEVLLTAVALDANGYSIPVACAVVEGETKESWMWFLRNLEQPVRHPSDVCIIHDYKREVIDAIEDFLSSDRRQWGKVESRWCMEHLAEDFFAYFGDKNLVLMFKKLCQQRRLNKFVKIWKELDELTTKYTAEREGGTSGEMQQELVQHDEVDLVAQRLWNRPDSVDSEEE